The genomic stretch CAACACCTCGGCGAGCTTGGCCCCGGAAACACGCAGGTGCTCGATGTCCGAAGCAGACTTAAGCCGGATCATCAAGAGCCCCCTGTATCCTGGCAAAGACAACACCCGGAGCACTGGCTCCATCAACAGTGATGAGCTTCCCCTGATCGCCGTAGTACACGGTCAGAGTCTTCGTCACCGCTTCGTACGTACTCATCCTTGTCCTGACACTCTCCTCACGGTCATCTTCCCGCTGGATGAGGGGTGCGCCACAGAGGTTGCAGAGTCCCTCCCTCTCTGGCTGCGAATAGTACACGTTGTACACACTGCCGTCGGAAGGACAGACGCGCCGTCCCGATATGCGGCGGAACGCTGTCTCGATCGGCAGGTCTACGTATACGGCTGCGGTCAAGCTAAGGTTTTGCTTTGTCAGATACTCGTCGAGAAATGCGGCTTGAGCGACAGTCCTCGGGTACCCGTCCAGAACAAAGCCTGCTTGCGCCTCCTGGGTCGACAGAAACGATTCGACGACAATCATGTTGACATCCTCGTCGCTCACAAG from Coprothermobacter sp. encodes the following:
- a CDS encoding adenylate kinase (essential enzyme that recycles AMP in active cells; converts ATP and AMP to two molecules of ADP), whose amino-acid sequence is MTQYPRIILLGLPGSGKGTQGALIAQTWGVPTFSSGEYFRNLRREGKLPAEVAAKINAGGLVSDEDVNMIVVESFLSTQEAQAGFVLDGYPRTVAQAAFLDEYLTKQNLSLTAAVYVDLPIETAFRRISGRRVCPSDGSVYNVYYSQPEREGLCNLCGAPLIQREDDREESVRTRMSTYEAVTKTLTVYYGDQGKLITVDGASAPGVVFARIQGALDDPA